A genomic window from Nicotiana sylvestris chromosome 11, ASM39365v2, whole genome shotgun sequence includes:
- the LOC138881205 gene encoding transcription factor bHLH139-like: protein MDRYGMDVEGENIISSPSLTNYNAMIEVGDFLINQDVSNIDSMESGENMPIEDKVDSPPDSSKKRSRRLLGDVIPNNKRSVKLKKTSCEMDEENKTKRRERINEKLRILQNLVPNGTKVRVANDKARNLLKGLQN from the exons ATGGATCGATATGGCATGGACGTGGAAGGTGAAAACATAATTAGTTCACCCTCGCTTACTAATTACAATGCAATGATTGAAGTGGGTGATTTCCTTATTAACCAAGATGTGAGCAATATTGATAGCATGGAGTCTGGtgaaaacatgcctatagaaGACAAGGTGGATAGTCCACCAGACAGCTCTAAGAAAAGATCCCGGCGGTTGCTTGGGGAT GTGATCCCAAATAACAAGAGAAGCGTAAAGCTGAAGAAGACTAGCTGTGAGATGGATGAGGAAAACAAGACA AAACGAAGAGAGAGGATTAATGAGAAGCTGAGAATCTTACAGAATCTCGTCCCTAATGGAACAAAGGTACGTGTAGCCAATGACAAAGCCAGAAATTTACTCAAGGGTCttcaaaattaa